One window of Leucobacter komagatae genomic DNA carries:
- a CDS encoding dipeptide ABC transporter ATP-binding protein has product MSDQTTNQQQSAAAMNEPLLSVRDLRVAFGTKKEPNEVIHGINFDVFPGETVAIVGESGSGKSTTMHAVINLLPGTGRVTDGSVQWNGRELVGIGRRDMETIRGREIGLVPQDPMSNLNPVWSVGFQVEEAIRANGLAKTKKEAKARAIEVLEQAGLQDAERRMRQYPHQFSGGMKQRALIGIGLSASPQLLIADEPTSALDVTVQRVVLDHLAKLTSELGTAVVFITHDLGLAAERAEKLIVMYKGNIVESGPSKEILQRPQHPYTKRLVAAAPSLASRRIGAEATMPAAPTSTFDVAALAEAEGHGSKPGEPVIEVENLRKVYKLRKGNFGSEDFVAVDGATFTIRKGETLALVGESGSGKSTIAKMVLQLEEPSGGSVRIAGKETAGMSSSELFELRSKLQPVFQDPYGSLDPLRNIGNTIMEPLNIHNVGDRESRKQRVLELLDQVSLPRELATRYPNELSGGQRQRVAVARGLALKPEILVLDEAVSALDVLVQAQILDLLAELQRDLGLTYLFITHDLAVVRLIADRVCVMQQGKIVEQATTEEVFENPQQEYTKNLLAAIPGASIELGIVEAGDHVPHTPVAGSGSAPFAGGGQAGAQA; this is encoded by the coding sequence ATGAGCGATCAGACGACTAATCAGCAGCAGAGTGCAGCAGCGATGAACGAGCCACTGCTCAGCGTTCGCGATCTCCGCGTTGCGTTCGGCACGAAGAAGGAGCCGAACGAGGTCATCCACGGCATCAACTTCGATGTCTTCCCGGGTGAGACCGTCGCCATTGTTGGCGAGTCGGGCTCGGGCAAGTCGACAACGATGCACGCCGTGATCAACCTCCTTCCGGGCACCGGCCGCGTCACCGATGGCTCAGTGCAGTGGAACGGGCGCGAGCTCGTTGGTATCGGGCGCCGTGACATGGAGACCATTCGCGGCCGCGAGATCGGTCTCGTGCCGCAGGATCCGATGTCGAACCTCAACCCGGTGTGGTCCGTCGGCTTCCAGGTGGAGGAGGCGATCCGTGCGAACGGACTCGCCAAGACCAAGAAGGAAGCCAAGGCCCGCGCGATCGAGGTGCTCGAACAGGCCGGTTTGCAGGACGCAGAGCGTCGCATGCGCCAGTACCCGCACCAGTTCTCTGGCGGTATGAAGCAGCGCGCCCTCATCGGCATCGGCCTCTCCGCGAGCCCGCAGCTGCTCATCGCTGACGAGCCGACGAGCGCACTCGACGTGACTGTGCAGCGCGTGGTGCTCGACCACCTCGCGAAGCTCACGAGCGAGCTGGGTACCGCCGTTGTCTTCATTACGCACGACCTCGGCCTCGCCGCCGAGCGGGCCGAGAAGCTCATCGTCATGTACAAGGGCAACATCGTCGAGTCGGGGCCGAGCAAGGAGATTCTCCAGCGCCCGCAGCACCCGTACACGAAGCGGCTCGTGGCTGCGGCGCCGAGCCTCGCATCGCGCAGGATCGGTGCGGAGGCAACCATGCCCGCCGCTCCGACAAGCACGTTTGACGTCGCTGCGCTTGCCGAGGCAGAAGGGCACGGCAGCAAGCCGGGCGAGCCCGTCATCGAGGTCGAGAACCTGCGCAAGGTCTACAAGCTGCGCAAGGGGAACTTTGGCAGCGAAGACTTTGTGGCCGTAGACGGTGCTACCTTCACGATCCGCAAGGGGGAGACCCTCGCGCTCGTGGGCGAGTCGGGCTCTGGCAAGTCGACGATCGCGAAGATGGTGCTGCAGCTCGAAGAGCCGAGCGGTGGCTCGGTGCGGATCGCTGGCAAGGAAACGGCCGGCATGAGCTCGAGCGAGCTGTTCGAGCTCCGCTCCAAGCTGCAGCCGGTCTTCCAGGACCCGTACGGCTCGCTCGACCCCCTCCGCAACATCGGCAACACGATCATGGAGCCGCTGAACATCCACAACGTGGGTGATCGCGAGAGCCGGAAGCAGCGCGTGCTTGAGCTGCTCGACCAGGTATCGCTGCCGCGAGAGCTCGCGACGCGCTACCCGAACGAGCTCTCTGGCGGTCAGCGCCAGCGCGTGGCAGTCGCGCGCGGCCTTGCGCTCAAGCCCGAGATCCTCGTCCTTGACGAGGCTGTCTCCGCGCTTGACGTGCTCGTGCAGGCGCAGATCCTTGATCTGCTTGCCGAGCTGCAGCGCGACCTGGGGCTCACCTACCTCTTCATCACGCACGACCTCGCGGTCGTGCGCCTGATCGCTGACCGCGTGTGCGTGATGCAGCAGGGCAAGATCGTTGAGCAGGCGACGACCGAGGAAGTGTTCGAGAACCCGCAGCAGGAGTACACGAAGAACCTCCTCGCCGCGATCCCGGGCGCCTCGATCGAGCTCGGCATTGTCGAAGCCGGAGACCACGTACCGCACACTCCTGTCGCTGGAAGCGGCTCTGCGCCGTTCGCCGGCGGCGGTCAGGCTGGTGCGCAGGCGTAG
- a CDS encoding ABC transporter permease encodes MPEPKNNEHNPRLEHFVAPVDETPVVAVDAVKVDSKKATLWSDAWRDMRKRPMFWISAAIILLVLVVSLFPTLFTQIDPRSCKLAFSNQDAIAGHPLGFDKQGCDIYSRVIHGTSTSVSVGIAVIVLTFVVGTIMGALAGFFGGWVDTVLSRLGDVFFSIPYILAAVVVMSVLSAHRNIFVIALAIGAFSWPVTARILRAEILRVKNSDFVMASEALGLSRFKTLVKHVLPNSIAPVIVVTTLSLSAAIVAEATLSFLGVGLPPGQFLSWGNDISAAQTQLRTRPQNLIYPSIALTITVLGFIMLGEVVRDALDPKARARR; translated from the coding sequence ATGCCTGAGCCTAAGAACAACGAACATAACCCCCGCCTCGAGCACTTCGTTGCTCCCGTCGACGAGACCCCCGTTGTCGCCGTCGACGCCGTGAAGGTCGACAGCAAGAAGGCGACGCTCTGGAGCGACGCTTGGCGCGACATGCGCAAGCGCCCGATGTTCTGGATCTCGGCTGCGATCATCCTGCTCGTGCTTGTCGTGTCGCTTTTCCCGACACTCTTCACTCAGATCGATCCCCGCTCCTGCAAGCTTGCGTTCTCGAACCAGGATGCGATTGCGGGCCACCCGCTCGGCTTTGACAAGCAGGGCTGCGACATCTATTCGCGCGTCATCCACGGCACCTCGACGTCGGTGTCCGTTGGCATCGCCGTGATCGTGCTCACCTTTGTGGTCGGAACGATCATGGGCGCACTCGCCGGCTTCTTCGGCGGCTGGGTCGACACCGTCCTCTCGCGCCTCGGCGACGTGTTCTTCTCGATCCCTTACATCCTCGCTGCCGTTGTCGTGATGAGCGTGCTTTCCGCGCACCGCAACATCTTCGTGATCGCGCTCGCGATCGGCGCCTTCTCGTGGCCGGTTACGGCGCGTATCTTGCGTGCCGAGATCCTGCGCGTGAAGAACAGCGACTTCGTGATGGCGTCGGAGGCACTCGGCCTCTCGCGCTTCAAGACCCTTGTGAAGCACGTGCTGCCGAACTCGATCGCTCCGGTGATCGTGGTGACCACGCTGTCGCTCTCCGCGGCGATCGTTGCTGAGGCGACCCTGTCGTTCCTGGGCGTCGGGCTGCCTCCCGGGCAGTTCCTGAGCTGGGGCAACGACATCTCGGCCGCCCAGACGCAGCTCCGCACGCGTCCGCAGAACCTTATTTACCCGTCCATCGCGCTCACCATCACGGTGCTCGGCTTCATCATGCTTGGTGAGGTCGTGCGAGACGCGCTTGATCCGAAGGCGAGGGCTCGCCGATGA
- a CDS encoding ABC transporter permease: protein MLRYILFRILQVIPVLLGTTFLIYFMVFAMPGDPILAMFGDKTPSAAQLERLHAQYNLDKPFIVQYLLYLKGVFVGDFGTSFSGQPVSEILARTFPITATLAIMAIAIELVLAVVIGLFSGLRKGKLFDNVNLIIGLIFMSVPIFVVAFIAQYTLGLNLKWFPATVGSDTSIKALLLPAIVLGISLYATSMRLTRSSVIDTLNQDFVRTAYAKGLSRSRVVPVHVLRNSLIPTITNSAANFGVLLVGATVTEGIFNVPGVGNTLYQAITRGENATVVSFVTVMVLVYLGVNLIVDLLYAVLDPRIRYA from the coding sequence GTGCTGAGATACATCCTTTTCCGTATCCTGCAGGTGATCCCTGTGCTCTTGGGCACCACCTTCCTCATCTACTTCATGGTGTTCGCCATGCCCGGCGACCCCATCCTCGCCATGTTCGGCGACAAGACCCCGAGCGCAGCGCAGCTTGAGCGGCTGCACGCGCAATATAACCTCGACAAGCCCTTCATCGTGCAGTACCTCCTGTACCTCAAGGGTGTGTTCGTCGGCGACTTCGGCACGAGCTTCTCGGGCCAGCCGGTGAGCGAGATCCTTGCGAGGACCTTCCCGATCACCGCGACGCTCGCGATCATGGCGATCGCCATCGAGCTCGTGCTCGCGGTCGTCATTGGCCTGTTCTCGGGCCTGCGCAAGGGCAAGCTCTTCGACAACGTCAACCTCATCATCGGCCTGATCTTCATGAGTGTGCCGATCTTCGTCGTCGCGTTCATCGCGCAGTACACCCTCGGGTTGAACCTCAAATGGTTCCCCGCGACTGTTGGCTCCGACACCTCGATCAAGGCGCTGCTGCTGCCCGCCATTGTGCTCGGCATCAGCCTGTATGCGACCTCGATGCGTCTGACCCGCTCCTCGGTGATCGACACCCTGAACCAGGACTTCGTGCGTACCGCTTACGCCAAGGGCCTGTCGCGTTCGCGCGTCGTACCCGTGCACGTGCTGCGTAACTCCCTGATCCCAACGATCACGAACAGCGCCGCCAACTTCGGCGTGCTGCTCGTCGGCGCGACAGTTACCGAGGGCATCTTCAATGTGCCCGGTGTCGGTAACACGCTCTACCAGGCCATCACTCGCGGAGAGAACGCGACCGTCGTCTCGTTTGTGACGGTGATGGTGCTTGTCTACCTGGGCGTGAACCTGATCGTCGATCTGCTCTACGCCGTGCTCGACCCGAGGATTCGCTATGCCTGA
- a CDS encoding peptide ABC transporter substrate-binding protein, protein MKRSRIGLGIVALAAAGSLALTGCSTGGGDKGGDKGSGSAFVTTNGSEPESGLIPSDTNEVGGGKILDVMFAGLVSYSADGTPANELAESIEANADSTEFTIKIKGGTKFTNGDPVTAESFTKAWNDAAQASNARKNQSWFANIQGFNETEDSELTGLEVVDDTTFVVKLNTPQADFPLQLGYSSFYPLPAVAFDDKGAVTKEFGEAPVGNGMYKLADEKAWQHDVQIELVKNEDYAGPRKVENDGLTIIFYASQDAAYVDLQDGKLDVLDAVPESAFASYETDLDGRTVNQPAAIVQTFTIPETFEHFSGEEGKLRRQAISMSFDREEITDVIFDGTRTPAVDFTSPVINGWSDDLKNVASVKYDPEQAKKLWAEADAIAPWSGSLEIAYNGDGGHQGWVDAVTNSVKNTLGIEASGKPYATFQEIRTEVTSRSIKTAFRTGWQADYPGLYNFLAPLYQTGASSNDGDYSNPEFDKLLAEGLAESDVDAANAKFEAAQEILLQDLPAIPLWYSNVVGGFGTDVDNVTFGWNSVPLYNEITKK, encoded by the coding sequence GTGAAGCGTTCACGCATCGGGCTGGGCATTGTTGCCCTCGCCGCAGCGGGCTCCCTGGCACTTACCGGTTGCTCGACCGGCGGAGGCGACAAGGGTGGAGACAAGGGCAGCGGCAGCGCCTTTGTTACGACGAACGGCTCGGAGCCGGAAAGCGGCCTGATCCCTAGCGACACCAACGAAGTTGGCGGCGGCAAGATTCTTGACGTGATGTTCGCCGGCCTCGTGTCGTACAGCGCAGACGGCACCCCGGCAAACGAACTCGCTGAGTCGATCGAGGCAAACGCTGACTCGACCGAGTTCACCATCAAGATCAAGGGTGGCACGAAGTTCACCAACGGTGACCCCGTCACCGCTGAGTCCTTCACCAAGGCGTGGAACGATGCAGCACAGGCATCGAACGCTCGTAAGAACCAGTCGTGGTTCGCGAACATCCAGGGCTTCAACGAGACCGAGGACTCGGAGCTCACCGGCCTTGAGGTCGTCGACGACACGACCTTCGTCGTGAAGCTCAACACTCCCCAGGCTGACTTCCCGCTGCAGCTCGGCTACTCGTCGTTCTACCCGCTCCCCGCAGTGGCGTTTGACGACAAGGGTGCCGTCACCAAGGAGTTCGGTGAGGCACCTGTCGGCAACGGCATGTACAAGCTCGCTGACGAGAAGGCTTGGCAGCACGACGTGCAGATCGAGCTCGTCAAGAACGAGGACTACGCCGGCCCGCGCAAGGTTGAGAACGATGGCCTGACCATCATCTTCTACGCTTCGCAGGACGCTGCGTACGTTGACCTCCAGGACGGCAAGCTCGACGTGCTCGACGCTGTCCCCGAGTCGGCATTCGCAAGCTACGAGACCGATCTCGACGGCCGCACCGTGAACCAGCCTGCCGCTATCGTGCAGACCTTCACCATCCCCGAGACCTTCGAGCACTTCAGCGGCGAAGAGGGCAAGCTCCGCCGCCAGGCAATCTCGATGTCGTTCGACCGTGAAGAGATCACCGACGTGATCTTCGACGGCACCCGCACCCCCGCTGTTGACTTCACCTCGCCGGTGATCAACGGCTGGAGCGACGACCTCAAGAACGTCGCAAGCGTGAAGTACGACCCCGAGCAGGCGAAGAAGCTGTGGGCTGAGGCCGACGCAATCGCACCGTGGTCGGGCTCGCTCGAGATCGCGTACAACGGTGACGGTGGACACCAGGGCTGGGTTGACGCTGTCACCAACAGCGTGAAGAACACCCTCGGCATCGAGGCGTCGGGCAAGCCCTACGCAACGTTCCAGGAGATCCGCACCGAGGTCACCAGCCGCAGCATCAAGACCGCGTTCCGCACCGGTTGGCAGGCTGACTACCCGGGTCTCTACAACTTCCTCGCACCGCTCTACCAGACCGGCGCATCGTCGAACGACGGCGACTACTCGAACCCCGAGTTCGACAAGCTCCTCGCAGAGGGCCTTGCTGAGAGCGACGTCGATGCAGCGAACGCGAAGTTTGAGGCTGCACAGGAGATCCTGCTGCAGGACCTCCCCGCGATCCCGCTGTGGTACTCCAACGTTGTTGGTGGCTTCGGCACGGACGTTGACAATGTCACGTTCGGCTGGAACTCTGTACCCCTGTACAACGAGATCACCAAGAAGTAA
- a CDS encoding CPBP family intramembrane glutamic endopeptidase, with translation MAQHHRLPVPRAQRARLRWELAIVLALSFGYAGARAIITIVERMAQDTALANQTATINRPMSGQQYFDLAYQLLGIVGGLAPVALVVFLLWRERAPHLGDLGLGSRPLTLTGAPGGMSFAQLASGRGGWPWLRESGYGFLLAAAIGIPGLVFYVFAKWIGINTTVVPTALDAYWWTVPILVLQAARAAISEELIVVAYLFDRLKRLGVSVWATVITSALLRGSYHLYQGFGGFIGNVVMGLVFGWAYQRWGRSLPLIVAHLLLDIVSFVGYPLALALWPALFG, from the coding sequence GTGGCCCAACATCACCGTCTTCCCGTCCCCCGGGCGCAGCGCGCGCGGCTGCGGTGGGAGCTCGCGATCGTCCTCGCGCTGTCGTTCGGGTACGCGGGGGCCCGGGCCATCATCACGATCGTCGAGCGCATGGCCCAAGACACGGCCCTCGCGAATCAGACGGCCACGATCAACAGGCCGATGTCGGGCCAGCAGTACTTCGACCTCGCCTACCAGCTCCTCGGCATCGTCGGCGGTCTCGCCCCTGTCGCACTCGTCGTATTCTTGCTCTGGCGGGAGCGCGCGCCGCACCTCGGTGATCTCGGGCTCGGTTCACGCCCGCTCACACTCACCGGAGCTCCCGGGGGCATGAGCTTCGCTCAGCTCGCGAGCGGCCGCGGCGGTTGGCCGTGGCTTCGCGAATCGGGCTACGGGTTTCTGCTCGCGGCCGCGATCGGCATCCCGGGGCTCGTCTTCTACGTCTTCGCAAAGTGGATCGGCATCAACACCACTGTCGTCCCGACGGCGCTCGACGCGTACTGGTGGACAGTGCCGATTCTCGTGCTCCAGGCCGCGCGGGCCGCAATCAGCGAAGAACTCATCGTCGTCGCCTACCTCTTCGACCGGCTCAAGCGGCTGGGAGTCAGCGTATGGGCGACGGTCATCACGAGCGCACTGCTGCGCGGCAGCTACCACCTCTACCAGGGCTTCGGCGGCTTCATCGGCAATGTCGTGATGGGGCTCGTCTTCGGATGGGCGTACCAGCGCTGGGGTCGCTCGCTGCCGCTCATCGTTGCGCACCTGCTGCTCGACATCGTGAGCTTCGTGGGGTACCCGCTCGCGCTCGCGCTGTGGCCCGCGCTGTTCGGGTAA
- a CDS encoding phosphotransferase — MERSEESEHLPGGSGGVWRVRAADGETRVHRPTGPWTPAVHELLRHLAERGLDGIPAVIGIDDEGREVLSYLPGETLDPETEQPSEAALAAAARWLKRFHVAVADFTPTSDHWRQGMQPLDRSRGEIICHNDPGLYNWVVVEGEFAGMIDWDRAGPGLPLDDLAFLVWSGVPLLREIPIGEAASRIRAAAAAYGGVDGSELLDAVTHRMGLIASRWKAGIDRGDPGTLALRDSGIMARHEARVAGFAERREALRALL, encoded by the coding sequence GTGGAACGAAGCGAAGAGAGCGAACACCTCCCGGGCGGCTCCGGCGGAGTCTGGCGCGTGCGCGCAGCCGACGGTGAGACGCGAGTACACCGGCCAACGGGGCCGTGGACGCCGGCCGTGCACGAACTGCTACGGCATCTCGCGGAACGCGGGCTCGACGGCATCCCGGCGGTCATCGGGATCGACGACGAGGGCCGCGAGGTGCTGAGCTACCTCCCGGGCGAGACGCTCGACCCCGAGACCGAACAACCGAGTGAGGCTGCGCTCGCCGCAGCGGCCCGATGGTTGAAGCGTTTTCACGTCGCGGTCGCAGACTTCACGCCGACGTCCGATCACTGGCGGCAGGGGATGCAGCCGCTCGACCGCTCACGCGGGGAGATTATCTGCCACAACGATCCCGGTCTCTACAACTGGGTCGTCGTCGAGGGTGAGTTCGCGGGCATGATCGACTGGGACCGGGCCGGCCCCGGGCTTCCACTCGATGACCTCGCGTTTCTAGTGTGGTCGGGGGTGCCGCTACTTCGGGAGATCCCGATCGGAGAGGCCGCTTCCCGGATCCGGGCCGCGGCTGCCGCGTATGGCGGAGTCGATGGCTCCGAGCTCCTTGACGCGGTGACGCATCGAATGGGGCTCATCGCATCTCGATGGAAGGCCGGTATCGACCGCGGAGACCCCGGCACCCTCGCCCTCCGTGACTCGGGAATCATGGCGAGGCACGAGGCTCGCGTCGCCGGATTCGCTGAGCGTAGGGAAGCGTTGCGCGCGCTCCTCTGA
- a CDS encoding GTP pyrophosphokinase — MSNTAPLPRVPGATVGDEITISPSELHSLGGELQRFMLEYRFAMQEIETKLAILREEFVHMHEYNPIEHVSSRVKSAESLLSKVQRRGVDPEIESIRREIRDIAGVRVTCAFIRDVYRLFGLLTQQDDITVLEVEDYIENPKPNGYKSLHAILSVPVYLSSGRVDVPVEVQFRTIAMDFWASLEHKIYYKYQRQVPEEMMAELKQAADSAAELDTRMQRLHVQMHGEPAPTSPINLREIREVRERMRRV, encoded by the coding sequence ATGAGTAACACCGCTCCACTACCGCGAGTTCCGGGCGCCACCGTTGGCGACGAAATCACGATTTCGCCGAGCGAGCTACACAGCCTCGGGGGCGAGCTCCAGCGGTTCATGCTTGAGTATCGCTTCGCGATGCAGGAGATCGAGACGAAGCTCGCCATCCTGCGCGAGGAGTTCGTGCACATGCACGAGTACAACCCCATCGAGCACGTCTCGAGCCGCGTGAAGAGCGCCGAGAGCCTGCTCTCGAAGGTGCAGCGCAGAGGCGTCGACCCCGAGATCGAGTCGATCCGGCGCGAGATTCGAGACATCGCCGGCGTTCGGGTGACCTGCGCGTTCATCCGCGACGTGTACCGCCTCTTCGGGCTGCTGACTCAGCAGGACGACATTACGGTGCTCGAGGTCGAGGATTACATCGAGAATCCGAAGCCGAACGGCTACAAAAGCCTCCACGCGATCCTCTCGGTACCCGTCTACCTGTCGAGCGGGCGCGTTGACGTGCCCGTCGAGGTGCAGTTCCGCACCATCGCGATGGACTTCTGGGCGAGCCTCGAACACAAGATCTACTACAAGTATCAGCGGCAGGTGCCCGAGGAGATGATGGCCGAGCTGAAGCAGGCCGCCGACTCCGCGGCCGAGCTCGATACCCGGATGCAGCGGCTCCACGTGCAGATGCACGGCGAACCGGCGCCGACATCGCCAATCAACCTGCGGGAGATTCGCGAGGTTCGTGAGCGGATGCGCAGGGTCTAG
- a CDS encoding DUF1801 domain-containing protein, whose translation MSPSAMPVAEVLDRVVGSRREEADELLALHREVSGSDPVVWAGRIIGFGEHEYTYESGRGGRVPELGFATGAQRHTIYLTPDFADRWPDLVDALGPHKASKVCLYLTRLTKIDMSVLREFLERALLETRSGEQIHS comes from the coding sequence ATGTCGCCATCGGCAATGCCCGTCGCCGAGGTGCTCGACCGGGTCGTCGGCTCGCGCCGTGAAGAGGCCGATGAGCTTCTCGCCCTGCACCGCGAGGTGAGCGGTTCAGACCCCGTCGTCTGGGCCGGGCGCATCATCGGGTTTGGCGAGCACGAGTACACCTACGAGAGTGGCCGCGGCGGCAGGGTGCCCGAGCTCGGCTTCGCAACAGGCGCCCAGCGACACACGATCTACCTCACGCCAGACTTCGCCGACCGGTGGCCAGACCTCGTAGACGCACTTGGCCCGCACAAGGCGAGCAAGGTGTGCCTGTACCTCACGAGGCTCACGAAAATCGACATGTCCGTGCTGCGGGAGTTCCTTGAGCGCGCGCTCTTGGAGACCCGCAGCGGCGAGCAGATCCACAGCTGA
- a CDS encoding DUF4287 domain-containing protein, translating into MTEQVKGPKSYFPSIEAKYGKSIDEWFELLRPHAGEKHMEQVAFLKELGMGHGHANALVHVFRAEQGGV; encoded by the coding sequence GTGACCGAGCAGGTGAAGGGCCCCAAATCGTATTTCCCCTCAATCGAGGCGAAGTACGGCAAGAGCATCGACGAATGGTTCGAGCTGCTGCGCCCGCACGCGGGTGAAAAGCATATGGAACAGGTTGCCTTCCTCAAAGAACTCGGCATGGGGCACGGTCACGCGAACGCGCTCGTGCACGTGTTCCGGGCAGAGCAGGGCGGCGTGTAG